GGGTAACACTCCAGGAACCGGGAGAACTCCGACCACGGGATCGCCGCCTTCTGCGAGCGCCGCGACAGCCATCGGTGCCAGGAGCGCATCGCCTGGGAGCGGACCTGGTCGATCGCTGCAAAGTTACCACGCACGCCGAAGTAGGCGTAGTGGCCCCGGAGTCTGCGGTTCAGGGCTTGCCACTGCTCAACCACGGGGTGATGCCGCATCACACAGCACCAACGATCGATTGCATGCATGGCCCGGCGCAGCCATCCCGCGCCGTCTTGCGCTTGACCACCAGCGCCCTCGCCTCGACCGCCCCCAGTAGTGGGTGAAGCCGAGAAAATCGAAGGTCTCCGGGTGCGGTCCTCCGCCCGATCCGGGCCGGTCGAACCGCACAACCCGGGTCTTCTCCGGGTGGAGTTCCAGCCCGTAGCGCGCAAAACGCTTGGGCAGCACCTCCATCACCCGCCGGGCATCGCTCTCGCAGGCGAACACCAGCAGCGCATCGTCGGCAAAACGCACCAGGTGCGCCTCACCGCGCAACCGGGGCCGGACACTGTCCTCGAACCACGTATCCAGCACCTCGTGGAGGAAAATGTTGGCGAGCATCGGCGAGATCACCCCGCCCTGCGGGGTGCCCCGCCCGGGCTGGCGCCACTGCCCTTCCTCCAGCACGCCGGCGTTCAACCATTTGCCGATCAACCGAACCAGCACGCCGTCACGTACCCGCCGACGCAGCACCTCCCGCAACAGACCATGGTCGACCCGGTCAAAGAACTTGCGCACGTCAAGATCAATCACCCAGCCACCGCCCATCGCCATCAACGGCCGCCAGACCGCCTGCAGCGCCTGGTGCGCCGAGCGTCCCAGGCGGAAGCCGTACGAGCCCTCGTGGAACTCCGGCTCGTAGACCGCCTCCAGCACCATCGCCACCGCCCGCTGGAGCACCTTGTCCTCAAACGTCGGAATGCCGAGCGCTCGGCGCTCGCTCCCGTCACCCTTGGGGATCGAGGTGCCCCGCACCGGCGGCGCCCGGTACGCCCCGGACTTCGCCCGCTCCAGCAGCGAGCTCAGGTTCGCCTCAAGCTCCTCGCCGTAGGCGGCACCCGTGCGACCATCAACGCCCGGCGCCCCGTCCTTGCGCGTGCGTCGATACGCCTCACGCAACCACGCCTCGTCAATGTGATGGGCCAACGTCAAAAGCGGCCTGTCCGGAAGACGCCGCGCCAGATCCGCTATCTGTTGGCATCGCGTTGAGATGAGATCAGAGTCCAATGCCTCCGCCATCGGTCCCTCCAACAGCTCCACTCACACGGTCTCCCCTTCCCCTTCACCGGGTCCGCTGGGGCGCGTTCCCCGGCTGCTCCGGTACTATGGGAGACTCCGACTGCCTGCCGCCCGTCTGGCACCGCTCTGGCTGTCCTCGCAGCACCATACCGCCGCAGCGCCCTCAGCCTTCGCTCCAGCAGCAGGAGGACGCTCCCACCACTGGCCCGGACTGCGGATCAGCGGTCGCCCGCACCGTCTACTTCTTAGGCGGAGACGACAGGCCCTCCCAGGTTCCTGGGGGACCCCAATGTGCCCATGCCCCGCTCTCGGACCCCGGCGGGCACACCACACCAGGCCTCTACAGTGCAGCGTTACTGCCTTCCGGTCTTCAGACACCGTCGGCACCCACAATGTCGCGGATTTCGGGGCTCAATCACGCAGCCTGGACACTCGCTGTCTACGCTTCACCACAGCAGTTACCCACTGCAGCGCAAGACTCACTTCCGGCTGGTGGCCAACCTCTACCGGGCGGGCTCAACGGCCCGCTGGGTCCCTCTCGCAATTTCATGGCCGCCTCCATGCCACCAATCCCAAGCGACCAGGCTTCGCCTGGCGCTCCTGAAGGTCCGCCCTACGCTGAATGCGTGGACGAACACGCAGAAAGGGCGTAATGCCGGGTCAGGCGGCTGTCCAGGGACGGATCCGCTTGAGGGTCTCCGCTAGCGTTTCCTCGGCGACTTCGGTGTCGTAGGCAACCTGGGCGCGCAGCCAGTAGCCGTTGGACAGACCAAAGAAGCGGCACAGACGCAGATCCGTATCTGCCGTTATCGCCCTTTTCCCAGCAACGATCGCGCTGATGCGCTGCGGCGGCACCCCGATTTCCCGTGAGAGCCGGTACTGTGAGATCCCCATGGGTTCAAGGAACTCATCGCGCAGAAGTTCGCCAGGGGTTACAGGCTTCAAGCGCTTCATATATCGCCTCCACCACTCAGCGGTGGTAGTCCACAATCTCGACGTCTTCAGGCCCAGCGTCAGTCCATCGAAAACAGATCCGGAACTGGAGGTTGATTCGGATGCTGTACTGACCTTCACGGTCTCCTTTCAGTTTTTCCAAACGGTTCGCTGGCGGAATCCTCAGGTCATCCAGGCACTCGGCCACCTCCAACTGACGAAGCTTACGAAGAGCCACGCGTTCAAGATTCGCGAACCGATTGACCCGGCGCCGATTCGCCAGCGCCTCCGTGTCCGCGCACTTGAATGACCGAATCATGGTTGCATGATAACGCGATGCGTTATGCACGCAATGCGTTATAGGTTGGTCATAATGGACGTATAAGGTCCATCCTGCGTAAGACGACAACTGGCGGTCTGCTCCCGGCGCGTG
The DNA window shown above is from Aquisalimonas sp. 2447 and carries:
- a CDS encoding type II toxin-antitoxin system RelE/ParE family toxin, yielding MIRSFKCADTEALANRRRVNRFANLERVALRKLRQLEVAECLDDLRIPPANRLEKLKGDREGQYSIRINLQFRICFRWTDAGPEDVEIVDYHR
- a CDS encoding HigA family addiction module antitoxin, encoding MKRLKPVTPGELLRDEFLEPMGISQYRLSREIGVPPQRISAIVAGKRAITADTDLRLCRFFGLSNGYWLRAQVAYDTEVAEETLAETLKRIRPWTAA
- the ltrA gene encoding group II intron reverse transcriptase/maturase; the protein is MAHHIDEAWLREAYRRTRKDGAPGVDGRTGAAYGEELEANLSSLLERAKSGAYRAPPVRGTSIPKGDGSERRALGIPTFEDKVLQRAVAMVLEAVYEPEFHEGSYGFRLGRSAHQALQAVWRPLMAMGGGWVIDLDVRKFFDRVDHGLLREVLRRRVRDGVLVRLIGKWLNAGVLEEGQWRQPGRGTPQGGVISPMLANIFLHEVLDTWFEDSVRPRLRGEAHLVRFADDALLVFACESDARRVMEVLPKRFARYGLELHPEKTRVVRFDRPGSGGGPHPETFDFLGFTHYWGRSRRGRWWSSARRRGMAAPGHACNRSLVLCDAASPRG